From the Oxalobacter vibrioformis genome, the window TGACTATCCACATAGGCATGCCCTGCCTCAATGAGATACTCTGCCATCAGGTAGAGCGTATCAAAATAATCACTCGCATAATTCAGGTAATCCGTGTCATTGTGTTCCCACGAAAACCCCAGCCATTTCACACTGTCAATAATGGTATCGACAAATTCCTGGTTTTCCCGTGTCGGGTTGGTATCATCAAAACGCAGGTGACAGCGGCCACTATAATCCCGGGCCAGTCCGAAATTCAGGCAGATGGACTTGGCATGTCCGATATGAAGATATCCATTGGGCTCTGGCGGAAAGCGGGTAATCACATCAGGCATGCCCTGCCGCCTGTAGGTTCCCTTTTTATTGTCCTGCTCAATAATCGCCCGCAGAAAATTCGAATTCGAGGGTTCCGAAGGGCTGTTTTTATTGTCGTTGCTCATGTCCTGCCTATAAAAAAATTATCGGCATCATTGTACCGTAGCGTACGCCCTGCCGCACAGGCGAATCCTATTTTCCTTTATCCGGATTCCCTGCATTTGATATAAAATAGACAACATGTGTCCCGCTCGTATCCATTCATTTTTCATGGCCAGACAATGATCCGTATTGTTATTGCAGATGACCACACTATCATGCGTGAAGGCCTGAAACGCATTTTTGAAGGGGTGGATGATATCCGGGTGGCAGGAGAAGCCGTTGATGGCTCCAGTACACTTGCCAAAGTAAAAGAAGGCGGATTTGAGGTACTGCTGCTTGATCTTTCCATGCCGGGCCGCAATGGAATCGAGCTCATCCGCCAGATCAGAACGGAGGCGCCAAAGCTGCCCATTCTGGTTCTCACCATGTATGAGGAAGAGCAGTATGCCGTTCGCGCGATCCGTGCCGGCGCTTTGGGATACCTCACAAAAGAAAGTGCCGGTACACAGCTTGTGAATGCCATCCGCCGCGTTGCCTCGTGGCGGCCCTATATCAGCATGGAAGTTGCGGAACAGCTGGCGCTCAATATGATTGCGCCGGAAAACGAACAGCCCCACACGCTGCTGTCAAACCGGGAATTCGAGGTTTTCACCATGCTGGCGGCAGGCAGGACCATTACCGAGATTGCAGGCCAGCTCCATCTGAGCGTCAAGACCATCAGCACCCATAAAACGCGCATTCTTCATAAAATGCAGATGAGCACACTCTCTGCAATCGTGCAATATGCCATTATGCATAATCTGCTCACGCCCATAGAGGCATAAAACGGTATCAGGTCTTTTTGCTGCCGATCTTGCTTTCTTTTCCCCTGGCCAGGTTACCAATATTCTGTACATGCCTGCTAAGCAGCAGAAAGCTCATGACAACAATCGCAATAAACTGGACATCAAATCCGGTCATCAGGCCATAGTACAGTGGTGCCAGAATGGCAGCGACGATAGCTGACAGGGATGAATAGCGCCAGATAAAGGCAACCAGCAGCCATGTCAGAAGCACCATCAACCCAAGTAG encodes:
- a CDS encoding response regulator, whose product is MIRIVIADDHTIMREGLKRIFEGVDDIRVAGEAVDGSSTLAKVKEGGFEVLLLDLSMPGRNGIELIRQIRTEAPKLPILVLTMYEEEQYAVRAIRAGALGYLTKESAGTQLVNAIRRVASWRPYISMEVAEQLALNMIAPENEQPHTLLSNREFEVFTMLAAGRTITEIAGQLHLSVKTISTHKTRILHKMQMSTLSAIVQYAIMHNLLTPIEA